DNA sequence from the Gordonia polyisoprenivorans genome:
GTGTTCTGGGCGATGAAGATGATCGCGACGATCACCAGGATCAGCGGGAGCCAAAAGCGTTTCAGGAGTCCGAGGACCATGTCGCCGGGTGTTCTGGCTGCGGGTCCGGCGGACGTCCGCGTCGACTTGTCGGCCATGCTGGCGTCGCCTTTCGCCTTCTACCGGGTCCGAGAATCGGACTCGGGTGTGGTGAATCCTAGCGCAGCGGCGCTCGCCGCCGGGCGGCAATGGGACTCGCCTCCCCGCGTAAGTGGACCGCCGTACTGGTTGGGTCCGCGACCTCGTGCTAGCGTCGATACGTACGTTCTCGGGGCGGGGTGAAACTCCCCACCGGCGGTGATGGTGTGGCACAGGCGACACCGAGCCCGCGAGCGCCCGTCCACCCGGACGGGGACAGCAGATTCCGGTGTGAATCCGGAGCCGACGGTCATAGTCCGGATGCGAGAGAACAAGACGGCCCTACACCGTC
Encoded proteins:
- a CDS encoding lipopolysaccharide assembly protein LapA domain-containing protein; this translates as MADKSTRTSAGPAARTPGDMVLGLLKRFWLPLILVIVAIIFIAQNTQHVQVRFLMFSISSWQWLILTIVALGGLLAGWILGRNGARKLSRQ